From Synoicihabitans lomoniglobus, the proteins below share one genomic window:
- the eutC gene encoding ethanolamine ammonia-lyase subunit EutC encodes MTTATVPAPWLNLRRFTDARIALGRAGGSVRSETLLDFRLAHARARDAVQAPFNPAALAATFADAGIATLELTTQARDRATYLRRPDLGRRLDAAAIAALQPLRETPADVALIISDGLSALAAQRQAAATAIALHRHLTRREWTLHPLLLVPFARVKLQDEIGEILGVRHTVMLLGERPGLGSPDSLGAYFTYHPRAACTDADRNCVSNIRPAGLPPEAAATKLDLLLAESCRLAISGVQLKDIQPNSLPAPSADSHPPSCNFLRKN; translated from the coding sequence GTGACCACCGCAACCGTTCCCGCCCCGTGGTTGAATCTTCGTCGCTTCACCGACGCTCGTATCGCGCTCGGACGCGCCGGAGGCAGCGTGCGCAGTGAGACGTTGCTTGATTTCCGCCTGGCTCACGCCCGGGCGCGCGATGCCGTGCAAGCACCGTTCAATCCCGCCGCTCTCGCCGCCACTTTCGCCGATGCCGGAATCGCAACATTGGAACTCACCACTCAGGCCCGCGACCGCGCCACCTACTTGCGACGGCCCGATCTGGGGCGCCGCTTGGACGCTGCCGCGATAGCCGCCCTACAGCCACTCCGCGAAACACCGGCCGACGTGGCTCTGATCATCTCGGACGGACTCTCCGCACTCGCGGCACAACGCCAGGCTGCGGCCACCGCCATCGCGTTGCACCGGCACCTCACCCGGCGTGAATGGACGCTGCACCCTTTGCTGCTCGTGCCCTTTGCCCGCGTAAAATTGCAGGACGAAATCGGTGAAATCCTCGGCGTGCGCCACACCGTCATGCTCCTCGGCGAGCGCCCCGGCCTCGGCTCCCCCGACAGTCTCGGGGCCTACTTTACATATCACCCCCGAGCAGCTTGCACCGACGCCGATCGCAACTGCGTCTCCAATATCCGCCCCGCCGGACTTCCTCCCGAAGCTGCGGCGACCAAACTCGACCTCCTACTCGCGGAGTCCTGCCGCCTCGCCATCAGTGGCGTCCAGCTCAAGGACATTCAACCGAACTCCCTTCCCGCGCCTTCGGCTGACTCTCACCCGCCAAGCTGCAACTTTCTTCGCAAGAATTGA
- a CDS encoding ethanolamine ammonia-lyase subunit EutB has product MSGWTCNVGGRHHSFASLRELMAMATPLRSGDELAGVAAASAEARVAAQHCLADVPLTRFLTDLLVPYDTDEVTRLIIDTHDAAAFAPVANLTVGAFRDWLLRYETDASVLTALAPGLTPEMVAAVTKLMANQDLVLVAKKCNVRTAFRNTLGARGTLAVRLQPNHPTDDPRGIAASIIDGLLHGCGDACIGINPATDNVDSTVTLLRLLDELITRYTIPTQSCVLSHVTTTIEAIQRGAPVDLVFQSIAGTEAANRSFGIDLALLAEAHDAARSLQRGTVGRNVMYFETGQGSALSAEAHHGIDQHTCETRAYAVARAFDPLLVNTVVGFIGPEYLYDGKQIIRAGLEDHCGGKLLGLPMGVDVCYTNHAAADQDDMDTLLTMLGVAGCNYIMGVPGADDIMLGYQSTAFHDSHYLRQVLDLKPAPEFAAWLDKMSITTPTGKLQSVTPNHPLLKP; this is encoded by the coding sequence ATGTCGGGTTGGACCTGCAACGTTGGCGGTCGTCACCATTCCTTTGCCTCATTGCGTGAGCTCATGGCCATGGCCACGCCATTGCGTTCGGGCGACGAGTTGGCCGGCGTGGCAGCCGCATCCGCCGAAGCACGCGTCGCCGCGCAACATTGCCTCGCCGACGTGCCGCTGACGCGTTTTCTCACCGATTTGCTCGTCCCCTACGACACCGATGAAGTCACGCGTCTGATCATCGATACGCACGACGCCGCGGCCTTCGCGCCTGTCGCCAATCTCACCGTCGGCGCGTTTCGCGACTGGCTGCTGCGCTACGAAACCGATGCGAGCGTCCTCACCGCTCTCGCCCCCGGACTCACTCCGGAGATGGTCGCAGCCGTCACCAAGTTGATGGCCAACCAGGACCTCGTGCTGGTCGCGAAAAAGTGCAATGTGCGCACCGCCTTTCGCAACACCCTCGGCGCCCGCGGCACGCTCGCGGTTCGTCTCCAACCCAATCACCCCACCGACGACCCGCGAGGCATCGCCGCTTCGATCATCGACGGACTTCTCCACGGTTGCGGCGACGCCTGCATCGGCATCAACCCCGCCACCGACAACGTCGACTCCACCGTGACGCTGCTCCGTCTCCTCGACGAACTCATCACCCGCTACACCATCCCCACTCAATCGTGCGTGCTGTCCCACGTCACCACGACCATCGAAGCGATTCAACGCGGCGCCCCCGTCGACCTCGTGTTTCAGTCCATCGCCGGGACCGAGGCAGCCAATCGCAGCTTCGGCATCGACCTCGCCTTGCTCGCCGAGGCGCACGACGCGGCCCGATCACTCCAACGCGGCACCGTCGGTCGCAACGTCATGTATTTCGAAACCGGCCAAGGCTCCGCCCTCTCCGCCGAAGCCCACCATGGCATCGATCAACACACCTGCGAGACACGCGCCTACGCGGTCGCCCGAGCCTTCGATCCTTTACTGGTCAACACCGTCGTCGGTTTCATCGGCCCCGAGTATCTTTACGACGGCAAGCAGATCATTCGCGCCGGGCTGGAGGACCACTGCGGCGGCAAGCTCCTCGGCCTGCCCATGGGCGTCGATGTCTGCTACACCAACCACGCCGCTGCCGACCAGGACGATATGGACACCCTCCTCACCATGCTCGGCGTCGCGGGTTGCAACTACATCATGGGCGTGCCCGGAGCCGACGACATTATGCTCGGCTACCAAAGCACCGCGTTTCACGACAGCCACTATCTCCGCCAAGTGCTCGATTTAAAACCCGCGCCCGAATTCGCCGCTTGGCTGGACAAAATGTCGATCACCACCCCTACGGGAAAACTTCAATCCGTCACCCCCAACCACCCCTTACTCAAACCCTGA
- a CDS encoding GNAT family N-acetyltransferase — MEPVVIRPPANPAELAAYYHLRWERLRRLWDLPPGSERDELEDVAFHLVAVVGKSIVGTGRLHGVDAANAQVRCMAVHPEFERRGIARAILLALEAEAHNRGVTRIQLNARESAVGFYEKMGYADIGKGPFMYRVRHRLMEKCWPRANQAQKSSS; from the coding sequence GTGGAACCGGTAGTCATTCGTCCTCCCGCCAACCCCGCCGAGTTGGCCGCCTACTACCATTTGCGCTGGGAACGCTTGCGGCGGTTGTGGGATCTGCCGCCCGGGTCGGAGCGCGACGAGCTGGAGGACGTCGCGTTTCATCTCGTGGCGGTCGTGGGCAAATCAATCGTGGGCACCGGACGGTTGCACGGTGTCGACGCCGCAAACGCACAGGTGCGTTGCATGGCGGTGCACCCTGAGTTCGAGCGCCGCGGGATCGCGCGTGCAATTCTGCTGGCACTCGAAGCAGAGGCGCACAATCGGGGAGTGACCCGCATCCAACTCAATGCCCGCGAGTCGGCCGTGGGGTTCTACGAGAAGATGGGTTACGCCGATATCGGCAAAGGACCGTTCATGTATCGCGTCCGTCACCGCCTCATGGAAAAATGCTGGCCCCGCGCAAACCAGGCGCAGAAGTCGTCATCGTGA
- a CDS encoding DNA-3-methyladenine glycosylase I, with the protein MSSYCDYAPDHPVHATYHDTEYGFPILDDDGLFERLILEINQAGLSWETILRKRPHFTRAYSQFSIKKVAAYGEADRARLLGDAGIIRNRLKVNAAIHNAQCILKLQTEFGSFKAWLDHHHPRPKADWVKLFKNTFKFTGGEIVGEFLMSTGYLPGAHRPTCPVHAQTLAANPPWNR; encoded by the coding sequence ATGAGTTCCTACTGTGACTACGCCCCTGACCACCCCGTGCACGCGACGTATCACGATACAGAATACGGCTTTCCTATTCTCGATGACGACGGGTTGTTCGAACGGTTAATTCTCGAAATCAACCAAGCCGGGCTTTCCTGGGAAACCATCCTGCGCAAACGCCCCCATTTCACCCGCGCTTACTCGCAATTCTCCATCAAAAAAGTCGCGGCCTACGGCGAAGCCGATCGCGCGCGGTTGCTGGGGGATGCCGGCATCATTCGCAATCGGCTCAAGGTCAACGCGGCCATCCACAACGCGCAGTGTATTCTAAAACTGCAGACGGAATTTGGTTCGTTCAAGGCGTGGCTGGACCATCACCATCCCCGGCCCAAAGCCGACTGGGTGAAGCTGTTCAAAAACACGTTCAAGTTCACCGGCGGCGAGATTGTGGGCGAATTTTTGATGAGCACGGGTTACCTGCCCGGAGCGCACCGACCGACCTGCCCCGTTCACGCGCAAACCCTCGCCGCCAACCCACCGTGGAACCGGTAG